One window from the genome of Hemiscyllium ocellatum isolate sHemOce1 chromosome 28, sHemOce1.pat.X.cur, whole genome shotgun sequence encodes:
- the LOC132829221 gene encoding actin-like, with the protein MGQERRTHSRMKDESRVNANCCTRRTGALVIDMGSGVCKVGYAGQPRPDSVLGSIVGYPRGRSKRNSITVGRTVSTEPDLKLIRPTRQGIIVDWTAAEDLLRHVFYEDLKVSPEEHAILISDPPLSPTTNREKIAELLFERFNVPAMHVSYQSVLAVYSYGKTSGLVVDSGDGVTHSVPVHEGYNMPDAISRIDLGGHDLTTYLIKLLSEAGNAFHEKGRYIVEDIKQKCCYVAVDYRNEGTHPVDYELPDGHLITIGKERCKCPEALFKPSVMGSNQEGIHIMTSNSLKRVEPQIRKVMYDNVLLSGGTTLFDGFNVRFCKEIFPLAFHDIKPKIHAVPERKYAVWIGGSILASLHSFQSLWIRQKDYEVDGPLIVHRRCY; encoded by the coding sequence ATGGGCCAGGAGCGGCGCACACACTCTAGGATGAAAGACGAGAGCAGAGTCAATGCGAATTGCTGCACCCGGAGGACGGGAGCACTGGTCATTGACATGGGATCGGGCGTTTGTAAAGTGGGCTACGCCGGGCAACCGAGACCCGACTCGGTTCTCGGATCAATAGTGGGCTACCCGAGAGGGAGGAGTAAGCGGAACAGCATCACGGTGGGCAGAACGGTCTCGACCGAGcctgaccttaaactgatccgGCCAACTCGGCAAGGAATCATCGTCGACTGGACCGCGGCGGAAGATCTCCTCCGCCACGTGTTCTATGAGGATCTGAAGGTGTCTCCGGAGGAACACGCCATCCTGATCTCAGAccctcccctcagccccaccaccAACAGGGAGAAGATCGCCGAGCTGTTGTTCGAGCGCTTCAATGTCCCCGCCATGCACGTCTCTTACCAGTCGGTGCTGGCCGTCTATTCTTACGGTAAAACCAGCGGGCTGGTGGTCGATTCTGGGGACGGCGTGACCCACTCCGTCCCCGTCCATGAGGGCTACAACATGCCCGATGCCATCAGTCGCATCGACCTGGGGGGGCACGACCTCACCACTTACCTGATCAAGCTGCTGAGTGAGGCTGGCAACGCGTTTCATGAGAAAGGCAGGTACATTGTGGAAGACATCAAGCAGAAATGCTGCTATGTGGCTGTGGATTATAGAAACGAGGGAACCCACCCTGTGGACTATGAGCTCCCAGACGGGCATCTCATTACCATTGGCAAGGAACGATGTAAGTGTCCAGAAGCTCTCTTCAAGCCATCGGTCATGGGGTCAAACCAAGAAGGTATCCACATCATGACCAGCAATAGTTTGAAACGGGTCGAGCCCCAGATCAGAAAGGTAATGTACGATAATGTTCTGCTGAGTGGAGGCACCACATTATTCGATGGCTTTAATGTTCGTTTCTGCAAAGAGATTTTTCCTCTGGCCTTCCATGACATTAAACCCAAAATCCACGCTGTCCCAGAGAGGAAGTATGCTGTCTGGATTGGTGGCTCTATACTGGCCTCATTACACTCCTTCCAGTCTTTATGGATTCGCCAAAAGGATTATGAAGTAGATGGCCCGTTAATAGTGCACCGGAGATGCTACTGA